The segment GCCGATGAGAATCCGGGCCATTACACTGAGAATTCTGCAGCAGTTCATTCATGACCGGAGAACCATGGCGCTCATGTTCATCGCTCCCCTGCTGGTGCTTAGCCTGATGAGCCTGGTATTCGGCAGCGATGCCTATGAGCCTAGGATCGGCGTCTCGGGAGGTGCAGCAGGGTTCAGTTCAGCGCTGGAAGCCCAGCAGGCTGAGGTTACTAGCTATACGGATGAAGTATCCGGGCATGCCGCCCTGAAAGCGGGAGACATCGATGCTCTCCTTACAATGAAGGGAGACGCTCCTGCTGTTGTCCTTGAAGGCAGCAATCCGGCGGCTAACCGTGCTGTGATCATGGCGCTCCAGGAAGCTGCCCAGAGCCTCCGGCCGCCAGCTCCGGGCGGCGGACAGCTCCAGCCGCAGATCAGCTACCTCTACGGCGCGGAGGATATGAAGACGATCGACCGCTTCGGCCCGATTATGATCGGAGTGTTCGTCTTCTTTTTTGTCTTCCTGATTGCCGGTGTCTCCTTCCTGCGGGAACGGACCACGGGCACGCTGGAACGTCTGCTCTCCACCCCGCTTAAGCGATGGGAGATCGTGACCGGGTATGTCTGCGGCTTCGGCATCTTCACCGTCTTCCAGGCTCTGCTGATCTCCTGGTTCTCGATCCAGGTGCTGGGAATTATGATGACAGGCAGCTTCGGCTACGTGCTGCTGATGACGCTGCTGCTGTCGATGTCGGCGCTGACGCTCGGCACCTTGCTCTCGGCGTTCGCCGCCAATGAGCTGCAGATGATCCAGTTCATCCCCCTGGTCATTGTGCCGCAGATCTTCCTCAGCGGATTATTTCCGCTGGATACCCTGCCGCTCTGGCTCCAGCGCATTGGACTCGCCACCCCCATCTATTACGGCGCTCAGGCGCTGATGGACATAATGGTACGCGGCAGAGGCTGGAGTAATATCGCAGGGGATGTGTTCATGCTGATCGGCTTCTCCCTGCTGTTCATGCTGCTGAATGTACTGGCTCTGCGCAAGCACCGCAGAATGTAAAGGGTGAACAGGCTATGGTACACTAGGAGGAACTGCAAGAGTCTGGAGGTTCTATTGATGGAGAAAAACCCTGCTGCCGATCAGGGGCAGCTGGAGCAAGACCAGTGGATTCAGGAGCTGCTGGACCTCAGCGAGAAGGAGCAGGTCACGCCCAAGCAGCTGTCGATTCTGCGGGCGGCGATTGATGTTTTTGCAGAGAAGGGATTCTCGGCGGCCGCCACCAGTGAGATTGCCCAGAAGGCCGGCGTGGCCGAAGGCACGATCTTCCGTTATTACCGGACCAAAAAAGATCTGCTGCTCGCCATCGTTGTGCCCACTATGAGCCGGATGATCGCCCCGTTCGTGCTGCGCAACTTCAGCGGTGTGCTGGATGTGCCGTTCGAGAGCTACGAAGCCTTCCTTAAGGCCTTCATGGTGAACCGGCTGGAGTTCGTCCGCAGGAATCTGAAAATCGTCAAAATTCTCATTCAGGAGATCCCCTTCCAGCCTGCGCTGAAGGAGCAGCTGACCGAGAATATCTTCGAGCAGGTTCTGGCGCGTGTCACTGCAATTACCGAGCATTTCAAGGCGCAAGGTGAAGTGATTGATGCGCCCACTCCTGCGATTATCCGCTTCACGATCTCCGCAATTGCCGGCTACCTGCTGACCCGGCTGCTGCTGATGCCGGAGCAGGACTGGGACGATGAGGCAGAGATTGAACAGACCGTAAGCTTCATTCTGCACGGGATCGGCGGGAATGGATAATCTTTAAGTACGATATCCCCCGTGGGGGTGGCTTAGATAGAAGCAATAAAAGGAAGTGAGTATACGGTGGGTTATCAGGTGCCGGAACGGGTAATCAAGCTGCTGTGCGGCAATGCCGCTTTTGACCAGGGAGCGGCTTATTATCATGCCCATAAGGTGGATCTTGTCTATACGGAGCATAACGAGGAAGACGAATATTCCAAATACCGCGCTGAGGTTCATGGCTTGGAGAGCTATGAGATAGCGCTAATTATCGACAGCGACGGGGATGTGCAGGGGGAATGCACCTGCCCTGCTTATGTTCACGGCGGCCCCTTCTGCAAGCATATTGCAGCGGCGCTGGTGGCGGTCCTCTACCGCAGCCGGGCGGCCGGAGCTGAACAGGCTGAGGATATGCAGGCAGATGCGGGGGAGGCTTATCCCGCAAAGGCTGGCAGTCCGCCGCTGGCGCAAGGCCGCTCCGGCCCCTCGGGGGCAGAGCACAGGGAGCGCAGCGGAGACCGGCAGCTGGTGAGCAGCATGCTCGGAATATTCACCGGCGGGCGGCAGCTGCCAAGCGGTGCAGGCACGTATATCGACCTGCGGACACCGCTCCAGGTCGAGTTCATCTGCCGGCCCTTCAACATTGGCTACAGCAGCACGATGCTTGGAATCGAAGTGAAGCTGGGTCCTAAGCGCCTCTATATCGCGCAGAAGATCAGACCTTTTCTGGAGCAGGTTCACCGGGGTGAGCCTTTTCAATTCACAGCGCACTTCAGCTATGATCCCGCCCTGCACAGCTTCTCCAAGGAAGATAATGAGGTCCTGCTGAAGCTGATTGAGATCATGCAGAATGAGAAGGTCTACAACAGACTCAACGATCCGTATGCCACCCGCTCCAACACTCTGGGGAATGACCGGCTGCTGCCGGTGGCCCCTTTTTTCTGGGAGAGTCTGTACCCCCTGCTAGAAGCAGCACCTGCCGTACGCCTTCAGCATGGACAGCTTCTGCTGGACCGCTTGTCCCTCTCGGAGGAGCCGCTGCCGCTCAGCTTCCAATTCGATCAAGCACAGGAGGAAGGCTACCGGCTGGACGTCCGGGGGCTTGAGCAGCTTACGATTCTGGAGAGCTACGGGCTGGTCTTGACCGAAGGCAGGCTGCTGAAGCTCCCGGCACAGGAATGCGGGCGTCTCTCCGAGCTGAAGCGGATGCTCAGCGGCAGCCGGCGGGATAGCCTGGCGATTGCACCTGAGCAGATGGAGCCCTTCATGGAGACGGTCATTCCCGGACTGAAGAAGCTTGGCCGGGTAAGCATTGCCGACGCCATCGCGGACCGGATCGTCCAGACCCGGCTACACGCCAGACTCTACCTGGACCGGGTGCGGGACCGGCTGCTGGCCGGGCTGGAATTTCAGTACGGCGGGATCGTCATCAACCCGCTGGAGGAGAAGGCGCATGAGCGGAGCAGCGAGGTCATACTGATGCGGGACGGGGAAGCGGAACGGCGGATTCTGGACCTGATGGCGCATGAGTCCTTCTCTCGGACCGAGAGCGGATATATCATGCGTGACGAGGACGGGGAATTCGACTTCCTGCACCATACCATCCCGCTCTTGGAACCGCTGCTTCAGGTCTATGCGACGACTGCGGTCAAGGAGCGGGTGCTTACGGAGCATGCAGCGCCCAAGGTCAGCCTGAGCTGGAACGAGAAGACCGACTGGCTGGACTTCAAGTTCGCCATGGAGGGCATCACGGAGAAGGACATTACCGAGGTCCTGAAATCTCTCCAGGAAAAGCGTAAATATCACCGGCTCAAGGACGGAGCCCTGCTCCCGCTGGATACCGCAGAGTTCCAGGAGATTATCGCGCTGATGAACGAGCTGGGCGTCCGCAGCGTGGATATCCGAAGTACCGAGTTCTCCCTGCCGCTGGTCCGCGCCCTCCATCTCCATGGGGGCACCGTTCAGGGGCAGACCATCCAGACCGGACGCTCCTTCCGGCGGCTGCTGGCCAACATGGCGAGTCCCGAGAATCTGGACTTCCCGGTGCCGGAGAGTCTGGCTCCCGTGCTGCGGGATTATCAGCAATACGGCTTCCAGTGGATGAGGACGCTGGCCCATTACCGCTTCGGCGGGATTCTGGCGGACGATATGGGCCTTGGCAAAACACTGCAGAGCATTGCCTTCCTGCTCTCGATGCGGGAAGACATCCGGCAGAGCGGCGTGCCTGCGCTTATTGTGGCGCCGGCCTCCCTGCTCTATAACTGGCTTAACGAGCTGAAGCGCTTTGCCCCGGAGCTTCAGGCGGTCATTGCCGACGGCACCGCCGGTGAACGCAGCCGGGCCCTGCGGAACACGGCCGGTCATGATGTCATCATCACCTCGTACCCGCTGCTGCGCAGAGATGTGGATGAGTATGCCAAGCGGTCGTTCCATACGCTCATTCTGGATGAAGCGCAGATGATTAAGAATCATGAGACTATGGCTTCGCAGGCGGTCAGATTGCTCCAGGCCCGCTACCGGTTTGCGCTGACCGGAACACCGGTGGAGAATGCGCTTGAGGATCTGTGGTCGATCTTCAGCGTCGTTTTCCCCGGCCTGTTCCCCGGGAAGAAGGCCTTCCATGACCTTCCCCGGGAGACGGTCGCCAGGCGCGCCCGCCCCTTCCTGCTGCGCCGCCTGAAGAGCGATGTGCTGAAGGAGCTGCCGGACAAAATCGAGTCCCTCCAGGCCTCCGAGCTGCTGCCGGAGCAGAAAAGGCTCTATGTCGCCTACCTGGCCAGATTGCGCAAAGAAGCGCTTAAGCATCTGGACAGCGACAGCTTCGGGAACGGCCGACTCAAGGTGCTGGCCGGACTGACCCGGCTGCGCCAGCTGTGCTGTCATCCCGCCCTGTTCGTGGACGGGTACACAGGCGGCTCCGGCAAATTCGAGCAGCTCCTCGAGATTATCGACGAATGCCGCAGCTCCGGCAAGCGGATGCTGATCTTCTCGCAGTTCACGCAAATGCTAGGCATGATCAGTCGTGAACTGGCTCTGCTCGGGATTCCGCATTTTTATCTCGACGGACAGACCCCGGCCTCCCAGCGGGTTGAGCTGTGCAGCCGCTTCAATGAAGGCGAGCGCGACCTGTTCCTGATCTCGCTGAAGGCGGGCGGCACCGGCCTCAACCTGACCGGGGCCGATACGGTCATTCTCTATGACCTGTGGTGGAACCCTGCTGTCGAACAGCAGGCCGCCGACCGTGCCCACCGGATCGGGCAGAAAAAGATCGTCCAGGTCATCCGCCTGGTAGCCCAGGGTACGGTGGAGGATAAAATGTACGAGCTGCAGCAAAAAAAGAAAAACCTGATTGACGAGGTGATCCAGCCGGGGCAGGAGGCGTTGTCGAGCCTCAGCGAGCAGGATATACGTGAAATCCTCTCGATCTGAGGCATCTGCGAGTTGTTACCAGACCCGGCCTGGGAGATTTTCTGCTGTTCTGCTGCATTTTGTACACTAGAATAAGGCCATATCGGCTGAGAAATCCGATCTGTTGCACTTTGTACACTAGATTTTTACGTATCTGCTGTTTCCGAGCAGAAATTCAAAAATCAAATGTATGAAATGCAGTAGAATGGTTTTTTGCGTCCAAAAGTACAGTTTCTATTGCACAGAATACAATTACCAGCAAAATGCGTGCTTTGAAGACGGGACAAGAACCTGAAGCGAAACCCGGTTTGGATGCATCCGGCAAGTCCGGTATACAGTAGGGAAGGCATTGGATGCCTGCCGAGGCTTGCGATCTGGTATAGTCCGCTCTGCTCTATTCACAATATAAACAGGGACCTTCTGAGCGAGCAGCTCTGCAAGGTCCCTGTTTCATTTTACAACCGGGAAGTCCGGATCATTACCCTACCACTCTATAAGTCTGAGCTTAATACCTCTGAGCTTAATTTCTCATGCGTCACCACACGGTGTGCATTCACCAGCTGGCCGGTTGATGTCTTGCCCCACACGGATATTCCGATCTCATCCACGTCGTCTGGTTCATCGGTTAAGAACACAAATTCATAGGCATTCAGATCGGCAAAATAATCCCGAGTTACCACTTGATTCGGAGCAAGCGCAATCACCTCACTGACATACAGCGTTCTTGTGTTGCTCAGCACATACCCCTGAATACTGACGGTTGAGCTGCCTGAGGCACTGTTCTTGACAATTCTTACCGTCACCGTCTGCGTAGGTCTGACTCCCGAAACGGCATTGTTCTCTATCGGTCCTGTTGACAAAATCGCCATCCTGTCTCGTCCTCCCTTGAAGTTCTAGTGTCAAAGTACGATATATTCATATTCGGACTTTTCTATAACGGTGTGGACACAGGCCTGAGCCTATTCACCAATGACCGCAGGCACGCATATCCTTGAATAAGGAAAGACCGCCCATGGGCTGCGCTTTCTTCATACGAACGCCGAACGGAAGAAGGGAGTCCCATGCCCCCTCCTGGAAAAGGGAAGAAGCCCGCCGCCAAAAAAACACCGTCCAGCTCCAAAACCCAGACACCTAAGGGGCTTGAATTTGCCGTAGCTGCCCTTCTGTTGACCGGCAAGCTGAAAGTAGACTCTATCCAGATGTACACGGACGCGTCGATGTTCGTCAGTCTGGTAGGCA is part of the Paenibacillus sp. FSL M7-0420 genome and harbors:
- a CDS encoding ABC transporter permease — encoded protein: MRIRAITLRILQQFIHDRRTMALMFIAPLLVLSLMSLVFGSDAYEPRIGVSGGAAGFSSALEAQQAEVTSYTDEVSGHAALKAGDIDALLTMKGDAPAVVLEGSNPAANRAVIMALQEAAQSLRPPAPGGGQLQPQISYLYGAEDMKTIDRFGPIMIGVFVFFFVFLIAGVSFLRERTTGTLERLLSTPLKRWEIVTGYVCGFGIFTVFQALLISWFSIQVLGIMMTGSFGYVLLMTLLLSMSALTLGTLLSAFAANELQMIQFIPLVIVPQIFLSGLFPLDTLPLWLQRIGLATPIYYGAQALMDIMVRGRGWSNIAGDVFMLIGFSLLFMLLNVLALRKHRRM
- a CDS encoding TetR/AcrR family transcriptional regulator, which codes for MEKNPAADQGQLEQDQWIQELLDLSEKEQVTPKQLSILRAAIDVFAEKGFSAAATSEIAQKAGVAEGTIFRYYRTKKDLLLAIVVPTMSRMIAPFVLRNFSGVLDVPFESYEAFLKAFMVNRLEFVRRNLKIVKILIQEIPFQPALKEQLTENIFEQVLARVTAITEHFKAQGEVIDAPTPAIIRFTISAIAGYLLTRLLLMPEQDWDDEAEIEQTVSFILHGIGGNG
- a CDS encoding DEAD/DEAH box helicase, encoding MGYQVPERVIKLLCGNAAFDQGAAYYHAHKVDLVYTEHNEEDEYSKYRAEVHGLESYEIALIIDSDGDVQGECTCPAYVHGGPFCKHIAAALVAVLYRSRAAGAEQAEDMQADAGEAYPAKAGSPPLAQGRSGPSGAEHRERSGDRQLVSSMLGIFTGGRQLPSGAGTYIDLRTPLQVEFICRPFNIGYSSTMLGIEVKLGPKRLYIAQKIRPFLEQVHRGEPFQFTAHFSYDPALHSFSKEDNEVLLKLIEIMQNEKVYNRLNDPYATRSNTLGNDRLLPVAPFFWESLYPLLEAAPAVRLQHGQLLLDRLSLSEEPLPLSFQFDQAQEEGYRLDVRGLEQLTILESYGLVLTEGRLLKLPAQECGRLSELKRMLSGSRRDSLAIAPEQMEPFMETVIPGLKKLGRVSIADAIADRIVQTRLHARLYLDRVRDRLLAGLEFQYGGIVINPLEEKAHERSSEVILMRDGEAERRILDLMAHESFSRTESGYIMRDEDGEFDFLHHTIPLLEPLLQVYATTAVKERVLTEHAAPKVSLSWNEKTDWLDFKFAMEGITEKDITEVLKSLQEKRKYHRLKDGALLPLDTAEFQEIIALMNELGVRSVDIRSTEFSLPLVRALHLHGGTVQGQTIQTGRSFRRLLANMASPENLDFPVPESLAPVLRDYQQYGFQWMRTLAHYRFGGILADDMGLGKTLQSIAFLLSMREDIRQSGVPALIVAPASLLYNWLNELKRFAPELQAVIADGTAGERSRALRNTAGHDVIITSYPLLRRDVDEYAKRSFHTLILDEAQMIKNHETMASQAVRLLQARYRFALTGTPVENALEDLWSIFSVVFPGLFPGKKAFHDLPRETVARRARPFLLRRLKSDVLKELPDKIESLQASELLPEQKRLYVAYLARLRKEALKHLDSDSFGNGRLKVLAGLTRLRQLCCHPALFVDGYTGGSGKFEQLLEIIDECRSSGKRMLIFSQFTQMLGMISRELALLGIPHFYLDGQTPASQRVELCSRFNEGERDLFLISLKAGGTGLNLTGADTVILYDLWWNPAVEQQAADRAHRIGQKKIVQVIRLVAQGTVEDKMYELQQKKKNLIDEVIQPGQEALSSLSEQDIREILSI